A genomic region of Paenibacillus sp. PL2-23 contains the following coding sequences:
- a CDS encoding SulP family inorganic anion transporter, protein MLTQLKNTWFFNVRGDLLAGITVALALIPEAIAFSIIAGVDPMVGLHASFCIAVIISLVGGRPGMISAATGAMAVLMVTLVAQHGLEYLYAATILTGIIQIIIGLLKLGRFITFVPHSVVIGFVNALAILIFMTQLVQFKGVTWVTYALVAATLVIIYGLPRLTKAVPSALIAIVVITTITVLFGINVNTVGDMGNIERALPLFHVPDVLFNWDTLMIILPVSLTLAIVGLLESLMTATILDEETNTKSDKNKEVRGQGIANTVTGFFGGMAGCAMIGQSVINVKSGGRGRLSTMTAGVVLLFLIMVLSDVVRIIPMPALVGVMIMVSIGTFNWRSILDIKKIPVSDTIVMATTVAVVVYTHDLARGVIVGVIMSALIFGWRMAKLKVEMKVTENGTKHYLIRGQMFFGTMSHFTELFQPEQDPEHVVIDFSASHIWDHSAVTAIAKVNAKYEALGKKVTLVGLNDESRKLVDRVGLAAAGGH, encoded by the coding sequence TTGCTTACCCAACTAAAAAACACATGGTTTTTTAACGTGCGCGGCGATTTGCTGGCTGGCATCACGGTTGCGCTGGCCTTAATCCCGGAAGCGATCGCCTTCTCCATTATTGCGGGAGTGGACCCGATGGTCGGTCTGCATGCGTCGTTCTGTATTGCGGTCATTATCTCGCTGGTGGGGGGACGTCCCGGTATGATCTCCGCTGCAACGGGAGCGATGGCTGTATTGATGGTCACGCTTGTTGCGCAGCATGGACTGGAATACCTGTACGCTGCGACGATCCTGACAGGTATTATTCAGATCATTATCGGATTGCTGAAGCTAGGCCGGTTCATAACGTTTGTGCCGCATTCCGTCGTCATCGGCTTCGTGAATGCCCTTGCTATCCTGATCTTTATGACACAGCTGGTGCAGTTCAAGGGCGTAACCTGGGTCACCTATGCCCTGGTAGCAGCCACACTAGTCATCATCTACGGGCTGCCGCGCCTGACGAAGGCTGTTCCTTCCGCCCTGATCGCGATTGTCGTCATTACGACGATAACGGTGCTATTCGGCATTAACGTCAATACAGTAGGCGATATGGGCAACATCGAACGCGCATTGCCGCTGTTCCATGTGCCGGATGTCCTGTTTAACTGGGACACGCTGATGATTATCCTCCCTGTATCGCTGACGCTGGCGATTGTGGGTCTGCTGGAATCGTTGATGACGGCTACCATTCTCGATGAAGAGACGAATACAAAAAGCGATAAGAACAAGGAAGTGCGCGGTCAAGGCATCGCCAACACGGTAACGGGCTTCTTCGGCGGCATGGCGGGCTGCGCTATGATCGGCCAATCGGTCATTAATGTGAAGTCGGGCGGCAGAGGACGATTGTCTACGATGACCGCGGGCGTGGTGCTTCTGTTCCTCATTATGGTGCTCAGCGATGTCGTGAGGATCATTCCGATGCCGGCTCTTGTCGGGGTTATGATCATGGTGTCTATCGGTACGTTTAACTGGAGATCCATTCTGGACATTAAGAAAATACCGGTATCAGACACGATCGTTATGGCCACTACCGTAGCTGTTGTTGTATATACGCACGATCTCGCCAGAGGCGTCATTGTCGGCGTCATTATGAGCGCGCTCATCTTCGGCTGGAGAATGGCTAAGCTGAAGGTGGAGATGAAGGTGACGGAGAACGGCACGAAGCATTATCTCATTCGGGGTCAAATGTTTTTCGGCACAATGAGCCACTTCACGGAGCTATTCCAGCCGGAGCAGGACCCCGAGCATGTCGTGATCGACTTCTCCGCCTCTCACATCTGGGATCATTCAGCCGTTACCGCTATTGCGAAGGTGAACGCCAAATACGAGGCGCTGGGCAAGAAGGTAACGTTAGTGGGACTGAACGACGAAAGCCGCAAGCTGGTCGACCGAGTCGGGTTAGCCGCAGCGGGCGGGCATTAA
- a CDS encoding TrkH family potassium uptake protein: MIMNKAFRSRRGDSSYIERLIYRLKNNISPPQLITAVFLVLITVGAILLSMPFASSTGQSIGLLDALFTSVSAVCVNGLVVLDTGSAFSVYGQVIIMILIQIGGIGFMTLGVVIAILLGKKIGLKQRLIIQQTTQSTSAQGLVRLSLYMVLIVFLFESIATLVLTLRWESEMGLGKAAYYALFHSISAFNNAGFALWSDGLSRYVGDPIVNFTILILFIVGGLGYIVVVDIFRKRSWRKLSLHSKIVLLATSVLFVIGFLLLFLLESWNSATFGQLTLWERIQAAIFQSMTPRSSGFNTIDIGSMLAVSQFLLIILMFIGAASGGTGGGIKTNTVVVLILATINTFRGGGQIHAFNRRISEDTVMRALAVVISSLCFVLLITILLTITENMLEDHFLEVLFEATSAFSTTGLSMGLTSELSNAGKVIVTITMYLGRLGPLTLAYALAQKKAKSKIGYPEDHILIG, from the coding sequence ATGATTATGAATAAGGCTTTTCGTTCTCGCCGGGGCGATTCCTCATACATCGAGAGGCTTATCTATCGCCTGAAGAACAATATTAGCCCACCTCAGCTTATTACAGCCGTCTTCCTGGTATTGATCACGGTCGGGGCCATTCTGCTCAGCATGCCGTTCGCCTCCAGCACGGGGCAATCCATTGGCCTGCTGGACGCCCTGTTCACCTCCGTATCCGCCGTCTGCGTGAATGGATTGGTGGTGCTGGACACAGGCTCCGCTTTCTCCGTGTACGGACAAGTCATTATTATGATTCTTATCCAGATCGGCGGGATCGGATTCATGACCCTGGGTGTCGTGATTGCGATTCTGCTTGGCAAAAAAATCGGGCTGAAGCAGCGTCTCATTATTCAGCAGACGACGCAGTCCACCTCCGCCCAAGGCTTGGTCCGGCTGTCGCTGTACATGGTTCTTATCGTATTCCTATTCGAATCGATCGCCACTCTCGTGCTGACCCTTCGCTGGGAATCGGAGATGGGCCTTGGCAAAGCCGCCTACTACGCCCTGTTCCATTCCATCTCTGCCTTCAATAACGCGGGCTTTGCATTATGGTCGGACGGGCTGAGCCGTTATGTAGGCGATCCTATCGTCAACTTCACCATTCTGATCCTGTTCATTGTGGGGGGCCTTGGCTACATCGTTGTTGTGGACATCTTCCGCAAGCGGTCCTGGCGCAAGCTGTCACTGCATTCCAAGATCGTCCTGCTGGCTACCTCCGTCCTGTTCGTGATCGGCTTCCTGCTCCTGTTCCTGCTGGAGAGCTGGAACAGCGCAACCTTCGGACAGCTTACGCTGTGGGAGAGGATTCAGGCCGCTATCTTCCAGAGCATGACGCCGCGAAGCTCCGGCTTCAATACGATTGATATTGGAAGCATGCTGGCGGTGTCGCAGTTCCTGCTCATCATTCTGATGTTCATCGGCGCGGCCTCCGGCGGCACAGGTGGCGGCATCAAGACGAATACGGTCGTTGTGCTCATTCTGGCCACCATTAACACGTTCCGTGGCGGCGGCCAAATCCATGCCTTCAACCGGCGCATCTCGGAGGATACCGTTATGCGCGCTCTGGCCGTCGTCATCAGCTCCCTGTGCTTCGTCCTTCTCATCACTATTCTGCTGACGATTACGGAGAACATGCTGGAGGATCATTTCCTGGAGGTGCTCTTCGAGGCTACGTCCGCGTTCAGCACGACGGGCCTGTCGATGGGTCTGACGTCAGAGCTGTCGAACGCCGGCAAGGTCATCGTGACGATTACGATGTATCTGGGCAGACTGGGTCCGCTAACCCTGGCCTACGCGCTGGCACAGAAGAAAGCCAAATCCAAGATTGGCTATCCCGAGGATCATATCCTCATCGGTTAA
- a CDS encoding TrkA family potassium uptake protein, whose translation MKKQFLVIGLGRFGSSITRTLIQNGHEVLAVDKSEQLVQEMANIATHALQADCTDEQVLRELGVSNFTHGIVAIGDDLQASILTTLLLKELKVPKVTAKARNEMHGKVLSKIGADHVVYPERDMGVRLGNQLSSDTLIDYIELSPDYNLAEILAPAAMNGKSLKELDIRAQYGCTIMAIKKGQHINVSPKADDAIHTGDILLIIGSNEEIRELENDYE comes from the coding sequence ATGAAAAAACAATTTTTAGTGATTGGTCTGGGCCGATTCGGCTCCAGCATTACAAGGACACTCATTCAGAACGGCCACGAGGTGCTTGCCGTCGACAAGAGCGAGCAGCTCGTTCAGGAGATGGCCAACATTGCTACACACGCGCTGCAGGCGGACTGCACGGACGAGCAGGTGCTCCGCGAGCTGGGCGTCAGCAACTTCACGCATGGCATCGTCGCTATAGGCGACGATCTGCAGGCCAGCATTCTGACGACGCTGCTGCTGAAGGAGCTGAAGGTGCCCAAGGTGACTGCCAAGGCGCGCAATGAGATGCACGGCAAGGTGCTGAGCAAGATCGGCGCGGATCATGTGGTCTATCCGGAGCGTGACATGGGCGTGCGGCTGGGGAACCAGCTAAGCTCCGACACGCTGATCGACTATATCGAGCTGTCGCCAGATTACAACCTCGCCGAAATTCTTGCTCCCGCAGCGATGAACGGCAAGTCGTTGAAGGAGCTCGACATCCGCGCCCAATACGGCTGCACCATTATGGCGATCAAGAAAGGCCAGCATATCAACGTATCGCCGAAAGCCGATGACGCTATTCACACCGGCGATATTCTGCTTATTATCGGAAGCAACGAAGAAATTCGAGAGCTCGAGAATGATTATGAATAA
- a CDS encoding Na+/H+ antiporter subunit A: MVFLHFAIMIPFLFAVLSPIMKKAAPKVHTGWFMLPAPAVLFAYMLSLVPGLNGGGGIVQGSLAWMPSLGVSFDVYADGLGILFSLLITGIGTLVILYSIYYLDRTKEKLEHFYVYLMLFMGAMLGLVLSDNLMVLYGFWELTSISSFLLIAFWQERERSRYGAMKSMVITVAGGLAMFAGFLMLYVMAGTFSIRELIEVAPTLLNEGLFLPAMLLVLLGAFTKSAQFPFHIWLPDAMEAPTPVSAYLHSATMVKAGIYLVARLSPVFAMEELWLWLVTGFGLLTLIYASYRALKQTDLKAMLAFSTVSQLGLIMSLFGLGSASVFYAGTDQASFYSKATLAAIFHLINHATFKGALFMTAGIVDHETGTRDIRKLGGLMSLMPITFTIAVIGSFSMAGIPPFNGFLSKEMFFTSVLNIKDSDLLGMDLWGLLIPAIAWTASVFTFVYSMLFVFRTFGGQRKTEELAKQPHEAPLGMLLPPVVLASLVILFGLYPNLLSYTIIEPAMAAVHPGLLGAGERFMVSIHLWHGFNAELFMTIGVAALGIVLFRMHEKSAVLNAPLFSRVSLNRAYDGGLKGLDRVSRRITKLYMTGSIRQYLIYIFLFLVASIGWTLYGEGAFLIDTTGFAEMSFYEGIIIVALILSAIAVPFATSRLMAIILTGVAGYMVTLFFVIFRAPDLALTQMIVETVSVALFLLCFYHLPKLKKEVVKLRLKLWNMLIAVSVGAVMTLVALSASGSPSFESISHYFLENSYKLAGGKNVVNVILVDFRGFDTLLEIVVLGIASLGIYALIRIRLKGDEEELAAPPGAMKLLHTVYGPRSNDVILRTVSKLAIVIIMCFSLYLFYMGHHHPGGGFIGALMASSALLLMAMAFGMDKVRRVVPIDFRRLTAVGILVALLTGMGSFLFDAPFLSHTFDYFDIPLLGELELATATLFDLGVYLTVIGVTMTIIFSIGRDR, encoded by the coding sequence TTGGTTTTTCTTCATTTCGCCATTATGATTCCTTTTTTGTTCGCGGTGCTCAGCCCCATCATGAAGAAGGCTGCGCCCAAAGTGCATACAGGCTGGTTCATGCTCCCGGCTCCCGCGGTGCTGTTCGCCTATATGCTGAGCTTGGTGCCCGGGCTGAACGGCGGCGGGGGCATTGTACAGGGCTCACTGGCCTGGATGCCGTCGCTTGGCGTGAGCTTCGACGTGTACGCCGATGGTCTGGGCATCCTGTTCTCGCTGCTCATTACGGGCATCGGCACGCTGGTTATTCTGTATTCCATCTATTATCTGGATCGCACGAAGGAGAAGCTTGAGCACTTCTACGTCTATCTCATGCTGTTCATGGGCGCTATGCTGGGGCTTGTGCTGTCCGACAATCTGATGGTGCTGTACGGCTTCTGGGAGCTGACGAGCATCTCGTCCTTCCTGCTCATTGCATTCTGGCAGGAACGGGAGCGGTCCCGTTACGGCGCCATGAAATCCATGGTTATCACGGTGGCTGGAGGCCTGGCGATGTTCGCTGGCTTCCTGATGCTCTATGTGATGGCCGGCACATTCAGCATCCGCGAGCTGATCGAGGTCGCTCCGACGCTGCTGAACGAAGGGCTGTTCCTGCCGGCGATGCTGCTGGTGCTGCTCGGTGCGTTCACCAAGTCGGCGCAATTCCCGTTCCATATCTGGCTGCCAGACGCGATGGAGGCGCCGACGCCGGTCAGCGCGTACCTGCACTCCGCCACGATGGTCAAAGCGGGCATCTACCTGGTAGCGCGCCTCAGCCCCGTCTTCGCGATGGAGGAGCTGTGGCTGTGGCTCGTAACGGGCTTCGGCCTGCTTACGCTTATCTACGCGTCCTACCGCGCGCTGAAGCAGACGGATCTGAAGGCGATGCTGGCCTTCTCGACAGTCAGCCAGTTGGGTCTCATTATGAGCTTATTCGGTCTCGGCTCGGCGTCCGTCTTCTATGCCGGAACGGATCAAGCGTCCTTCTACAGCAAAGCGACATTGGCGGCGATCTTCCATCTGATCAATCATGCGACGTTCAAAGGCGCGCTGTTCATGACGGCCGGTATCGTCGACCATGAGACAGGCACGCGGGATATCCGCAAGCTGGGCGGACTCATGTCGCTGATGCCCATTACGTTCACGATTGCCGTCATTGGCTCGTTCTCCATGGCCGGCATTCCGCCCTTCAACGGCTTCCTGAGCAAAGAGATGTTCTTCACGTCAGTGCTGAATATCAAGGACTCCGATCTTCTCGGCATGGACTTATGGGGTCTATTGATCCCTGCCATTGCGTGGACAGCCAGCGTATTCACGTTCGTCTACAGCATGCTGTTCGTATTCCGGACGTTCGGGGGCCAGCGCAAGACGGAGGAGCTTGCGAAGCAGCCGCATGAGGCGCCGCTTGGCATGCTGCTGCCGCCTGTTGTCCTGGCCTCGCTGGTTATCCTATTCGGCCTGTACCCGAATCTGCTGTCCTACACGATTATCGAGCCCGCTATGGCGGCGGTGCATCCCGGCCTGCTGGGCGCGGGCGAGAGGTTTATGGTGTCCATCCATCTCTGGCATGGCTTCAATGCGGAGCTGTTTATGACCATCGGCGTAGCGGCGCTGGGCATTGTGCTCTTCCGAATGCACGAGAAGTCGGCGGTGCTTAACGCGCCATTGTTCAGCCGCGTGTCGCTGAACCGCGCCTACGACGGAGGTCTCAAGGGGCTGGACCGCGTATCCCGGCGGATTACGAAATTATATATGACGGGCTCCATCCGGCAATATTTGATTTATATTTTCCTATTCCTCGTGGCATCCATCGGCTGGACGCTGTATGGGGAAGGGGCATTCCTGATCGACACGACGGGCTTCGCGGAGATGTCCTTCTATGAAGGCATCATTATTGTCGCGCTAATTCTGTCAGCCATTGCGGTGCCGTTCGCGACCTCACGCTTGATGGCCATTATCTTGACCGGCGTGGCGGGCTACATGGTCACCTTGTTCTTCGTTATATTCCGGGCGCCGGATCTGGCGCTGACGCAGATGATTGTGGAGACCGTATCGGTCGCCCTGTTCCTGCTCTGCTTCTACCACCTGCCCAAGCTGAAGAAGGAGGTTGTGAAGCTGCGGCTGAAGCTGTGGAACATGCTGATTGCGGTCAGCGTCGGCGCAGTGATGACTCTTGTGGCGCTCAGCGCCAGCGGCAGTCCGTCGTTCGAGTCGATCTCTCATTATTTCCTGGAAAATAGTTATAAGCTCGCAGGCGGCAAAAACGTCGTCAACGTCATTCTCGTCGACTTCCGCGGCTTCGACACCTTGCTGGAAATCGTCGTGCTCGGCATCGCCTCGCTTGGCATCTATGCGCTCATCCGCATTCGGCTGAAGGGGGACGAGGAGGAGCTGGCGGCGCCTCCGGGGGCGATGAAGCTGCTCCATACGGTGTATGGGCCGCGCAGCAACGACGTCATTCTGCGGACGGTATCCAAGCTGGCGATCGTCATTATTATGTGCTTCTCGCTCTACCTGTTCTATATGGGGCATCATCACCCGGGAGGCGGATTCATCGGGGCGCTCATGGCGTCGTCTGCTCTGCTGCTTATGGCGATGGCGTTCGGTATGGACAAAGTGCGCCGCGTCGTGCCTATCGACTTCCGCAGGCTGACGGCGGTTGGCATTCTCGTCGCGCTGCTGACGGGCATGGGCTCCTTCCTGTTCGACGCGCCGTTCCTCAGCCATACGTTCGACTACTTTGATATTCCGCTGCTCGGTGAGCTGGAGCTGGCGACGGCCACCTTGTTCGACCTTGGCGTCTATCTGACGGTCATCGGCGTGACGATGACGATTATATTCTCGATAGGGAGGGATCGATAG
- a CDS encoding Na(+)/H(+) antiporter subunit C, which produces MELYMSLAIGVLFTVGVYLILSKSLLRIILGTSFLTHGVHLLLLTMSRLKTGAAPLLGEKADAYVDPLPQALILTSIVISFGVTSFFFVLAYKAYRKLGTDDMEQLKGDNHHE; this is translated from the coding sequence ATGGAGCTCTATATGTCCTTGGCGATCGGCGTGCTGTTCACGGTGGGCGTCTACCTCATCCTGTCGAAGAGCTTGCTGCGCATCATTCTCGGCACCTCCTTCCTGACGCATGGGGTGCATCTGCTGCTGCTGACGATGTCCCGTCTGAAGACCGGCGCGGCTCCGCTGCTTGGGGAGAAGGCGGACGCTTATGTCGATCCGCTGCCGCAGGCGCTCATTCTGACGTCGATTGTCATCAGCTTCGGCGTCACGTCATTCTTCTTCGTGCTGGCCTACAAGGCTTACCGGAAGCTTGGCACGGACGATATGGAGCAGCTGAAGGGGGACAATCATCATGAATAA
- a CDS encoding Na+/H+ antiporter subunit D: MNNWLVLPLLVPLCTAVLLVLVKNQIQLQRVISVISALLNIGVAAYMLYQVKTEGIQTLYMSGWVPPYGIVFVADMLAALLVLTTTIIGLFCLLFSFRSIGEERERYYYYPLLQFLIVGVCGSFLTGDIFNLFVCFEVMLISSYALIVLGGTKLQLRESIKYMLINILSSALFVAAVAYLYGVTGALNMADLSVRVAEAGQGGVLNAIAILFLVVFALKAGLFLFFWLPGSYGAPPTPIAAIFAALLTKVGLYALLRTFTLIFYHDQAVTHSWIGWMAGATMALGAFGALAYRDVPRILNYNVIISVGFIAFGLAAATNDSLDGAVFYLLHDMLAKALLFLLGGMMITAAGTKELSGMGGLIRKHPYMGWMFFVTGLAIAGIPPLSGFAGKLMIVRGGLEDGQYALAALSLASSFIVLYSLVRLFMAAFWGEARSSSLEGAARSRLPLDAAERRQAGMSLRLQLLPAAGLLVLVIAMGLGAEWIYGFVREAGDTLTQPSLYIDAVLKE; the protein is encoded by the coding sequence ATGAATAACTGGCTGGTGCTTCCGCTGCTGGTTCCGTTATGCACGGCGGTATTGCTTGTCTTGGTCAAAAATCAAATCCAGCTGCAGCGCGTTATCAGCGTCATCAGCGCTCTGCTCAATATTGGCGTAGCAGCCTATATGCTGTACCAGGTGAAGACGGAGGGCATTCAGACGCTGTATATGAGCGGCTGGGTTCCGCCGTACGGGATTGTGTTCGTGGCCGATATGCTCGCCGCGCTGCTCGTCCTGACGACCACGATTATCGGCTTGTTCTGCCTGCTCTTCTCGTTCCGCAGCATTGGGGAGGAGCGCGAGCGCTATTATTATTATCCGCTGCTTCAATTCCTGATCGTGGGTGTATGCGGCTCGTTCCTGACCGGTGACATCTTCAATCTGTTCGTCTGCTTCGAGGTCATGCTGATCTCCTCATACGCGCTTATTGTGCTGGGCGGCACGAAGCTGCAGCTTCGGGAATCCATCAAATATATGCTCATCAACATTTTGTCCTCGGCGCTGTTCGTTGCGGCAGTGGCTTATCTGTATGGCGTTACAGGAGCCCTCAACATGGCGGACCTGTCGGTTCGCGTAGCGGAAGCGGGGCAGGGGGGCGTGCTGAACGCGATCGCCATTCTATTCCTGGTCGTGTTCGCGCTGAAGGCGGGCTTGTTCCTGTTCTTCTGGCTGCCGGGCTCCTACGGGGCGCCGCCGACGCCAATCGCGGCGATCTTCGCGGCGCTCCTGACCAAGGTAGGGCTGTATGCGCTGCTTCGCACGTTCACGCTTATCTTCTATCATGACCAGGCCGTGACGCATAGCTGGATTGGCTGGATGGCGGGGGCGACGATGGCGCTTGGCGCGTTCGGCGCGCTGGCATACCGGGACGTTCCTCGCATTCTGAATTACAATGTCATTATAAGCGTTGGGTTTATCGCGTTTGGCCTGGCTGCTGCGACGAACGATTCTCTGGATGGAGCGGTATTCTACCTTCTTCACGATATGCTCGCGAAGGCGCTGCTCTTCCTGCTGGGAGGCATGATGATAACCGCGGCCGGCACGAAGGAGCTGTCCGGCATGGGCGGCTTGATCCGCAAGCATCCTTATATGGGCTGGATGTTCTTCGTGACAGGCCTTGCCATTGCCGGTATACCGCCGCTCAGCGGCTTCGCAGGCAAGCTGATGATCGTGCGCGGCGGTCTTGAGGACGGCCAGTACGCGCTGGCGGCGCTGTCCCTCGCCTCCAGCTTCATCGTGCTGTATTCGCTCGTCCGTCTGTTCATGGCGGCGTTCTGGGGCGAGGCGCGGAGCTCCTCTCTAGAGGGAGCCGCTCGCTCAAGACTGCCGCTTGATGCGGCTGAACGCCGTCAGGCCGGCATGAGCCTCCGACTGCAGCTGCTGCCGGCAGCGGGCTTGCTCGTCCTGGTCATCGCGATGGGACTTGGGGCGGAGTGGATCTACGGATTCGTCAGGGAGGCGGGAGATACGCTGACCCAGCCGTCTCTGTACATCGACGCGGTGCTAAAGGAGTAG
- a CDS encoding Na(+)/H(+) antiporter subunit F1, whose product MMNGLLLASLILLSLAILGSLFRLLAGPSIPDRIAALDTIGILLLAMIAVIGMLLRTTAYFDIVLLIGILAFIGTTAFARYIERGVVLESGDDREHH is encoded by the coding sequence ATGATGAACGGACTGCTGCTGGCATCGCTTATTCTCTTGTCCCTCGCCATCCTAGGCAGCCTGTTCAGGCTGCTGGCGGGACCGTCCATTCCGGACCGTATCGCGGCGCTGGACACAATCGGCATTCTGCTGCTCGCGATGATCGCGGTGATCGGCATGCTGCTGAGGACGACGGCTTATTTCGACATCGTGTTGCTTATCGGCATTCTTGCCTTCATCGGAACGACAGCGTTTGCCCGATATATCGAAAGGGGGGTCGTGCTTGAATCCGGAGACGATCGAGAACATCATTGA
- the mnhG gene encoding monovalent cation/H(+) antiporter subunit G has protein sequence MGLLVLLGAIVAVISVIGLIRLPDVYLRSHAATKSATLGVLLILNGAFLYFWIMEGHFSIKLLLGIVFVFLTGPVGGHLNGRAAYRSGVSLWKGSVRDDLKEDLKRERLESREG, from the coding sequence ATGGGCTTGCTGGTCCTGCTTGGGGCAATAGTGGCTGTTATCAGCGTCATCGGCCTCATAAGGCTGCCCGACGTCTATCTGCGCTCTCATGCCGCGACCAAAAGCGCCACGCTTGGCGTGCTGCTAATCCTGAATGGCGCATTCCTGTACTTCTGGATCATGGAGGGCCACTTCAGCATCAAGCTGCTGCTGGGCATTGTGTTTGTATTCCTGACGGGCCCCGTCGGCGGCCATCTGAACGGACGCGCCGCTTACCGCTCGGGCGTGTCGCTCTGGAAGGGCAGCGTTCGCGATGACCTGAAGGAGGATTTGAAGCGGGAGCGGCTGGAGAGCCGTGAGGGCTGA
- a CDS encoding IS1182 family transposase (programmed frameshift), whose amino-acid sequence MLRSNSNIQNSYEFVCLEDLVPQNHQLRKIHKHVDFSFILEKVKPYYSVDNGRPSVNSIMLFKMMFIGYLYGIRSERQLEQEVQLNNAYRWFVGLGLTDRVPDHSTLSLNRKRLADSNLVQEIFDHIVFKAIELRMVAGRVLVTDSTHLKANANKRKFVKQEVEKSVKNYLDELDAAVEADRASNGKKPLKPRKVVTEKKETKISTTDPESGYMVRDGKPEGFFYLDHRTVDHKYNIVTDVHITPGNVHDSTPYLDRLELQVKKFGFEQSLEAVALDAGYFTASICRKLHKKNIYAVIGGRSFTPVKGLIAKWRFKYDPEHNVYICPQKHELPYSTTDRDGYRHYKSDPKICAACPMLHECTRSKKKQRVLTRHVWQDSKEWVKQNGRSRSGKYLYRLRYQTVERSFADAKELHGLRYCRFRGQKKVLEQALMTALVQNVKKIANHLAKQVG is encoded by the exons ATGTTACGTTCTAATTCAAACATTCAAAATAGCTACGAATTTGTGTGCCTCGAGGATCTCGTTCCGCAGAATCACCAACTCCGAAAAATACATAAGCACGTCGACTTCTCCTTCATTCTCGAAAAGGTCAAACCCTATTATTCAGTAGATAATGGACGCCCATCTGTCAATTCCATTATGCTCTTTAAAATGATGTTCATTGGTTATTTGTACGGGATCCGCTCTGAGCGCCAACTCGAACAAGAAGTGCAGCTCAACAATGCCTACCGGTGGTTTGTTGGTCTGGGACTTACGGATCGAGTACCCGACCATAGCACACTAAGCCTGAATCGGAAACGACTCGCGGACAGTAATCTTGTCCAAGAGATATTTGACCATATTGTCTTCAAAGCAATTGAACTTCGTATGGTGGCAGGCCGCGTCCTAGTTACGGATTCTACGCATCTTAAAGCGAATGCCAATAAGCGAAAATTCGTCAAACAAGAAGTTGAGAAGAGTGTAAAAAACTATCTCGACGAGCTGGACGCAGCCGTTGAAGCAGACAGAGCATCGAACGGAAAAAAGC CTCTAAAACCTCGAAAGGTGGTGACGGAAAAGAAGGAAACAAAGATAAGCACAACGGACCCTGAGAGCGGCTATATGGTGCGCGACGGTAAGCCAGAGGGCTTCTTCTATCTTGATCACCGCACGGTTGACCATAAATACAACATCGTTACGGATGTGCACATCACGCCAGGAAATGTCCATGATTCGACGCCTTATTTAGATCGCCTTGAACTCCAGGTAAAGAAATTCGGGTTTGAACAGTCGCTTGAAGCCGTTGCTTTGGATGCAGGTTACTTTACAGCTTCGATTTGCAGGAAACTTCACAAAAAGAACATTTACGCTGTCATTGGTGGCAGAAGCTTTACCCCTGTAAAAGGATTAATTGCGAAATGGCGCTTTAAATATGATCCGGAACACAACGTCTACATCTGTCCGCAGAAGCACGAACTGCCTTATTCCACAACCGACCGGGATGGATACCGCCACTACAAGTCTGACCCAAAGATATGCGCAGCGTGCCCCATGCTGCATGAATGCACGCGTTCGAAAAAGAAACAGCGAGTGCTCACGCGGCACGTGTGGCAAGACAGCAAGGAATGGGTCAAGCAGAACGGTCGCAGCCGTTCTGGCAAATATCTTTACCGATTACGATACCAAACTGTTGAGCGAAGTTTCGCGGATGCCAAAGAGCTCCACGGACTTCGCTATTGCCGGTTTCGGGGACAGAAAAAAGTCCTGGAACAGGCATTGATGACCGCCCTCGTTCAGAACGTAAAGAAGATCGCCAACCACCTAGCCAAGCAGGTAGGGTAA
- a CDS encoding DUF4870 domain-containing protein has translation MQPIQVNPDPSSTGLDPKVAGLLCYLFGFITGIVFLMLEKKSRFVKFHALQSIVISVVLIVASLILGSLPLIGWLFALILSPLSFLLWIALMLLALQGRMYKLPLIGDWIEKQGSSF, from the coding sequence ATGCAACCGATACAAGTCAACCCCGATCCCTCCTCCACGGGATTGGACCCCAAGGTGGCAGGCTTGCTCTGCTACTTGTTCGGCTTTATTACAGGAATTGTGTTTCTCATGCTGGAGAAGAAGAGCCGCTTCGTGAAGTTCCACGCCCTGCAGTCCATCGTCATCTCCGTCGTGCTGATCGTCGCCAGCCTTATCCTGGGAAGCCTGCCGCTCATCGGCTGGCTGTTCGCTCTTATTCTCAGCCCGCTCTCATTCCTGCTCTGGATTGCCCTCATGTTATTGGCGCTGCAGGGCCGCATGTACAAGCTCCCCCTCATCGGCGACTGGATCGAGAAGCAGGGCAGCAGCTTCTAA